One window of Metamycoplasma arthritidis genomic DNA carries:
- the rplX gene encoding 50S ribosomal protein L24: MSQAKIRKNDLVLVISGKAKGKFAAVLETNRKNQTVTLKEVNVKTKHHKPSQENQEGKIEKREFPVHISNVAYLLKKGAQGQKSLGTKIGWKVDPKTSKKQRVMKKVNKVIQ; the protein is encoded by the coding sequence ATGTCACAAGCAAAAATCCGTAAAAATGATTTAGTCTTAGTAATTTCAGGTAAAGCCAAAGGTAAATTCGCCGCTGTTCTTGAAACTAATCGTAAAAACCAAACTGTAACCTTAAAAGAAGTTAATGTCAAAACCAAACACCACAAACCTTCGCAAGAAAATCAAGAAGGTAAAATTGAAAAAAGAGAATTTCCAGTACATATTTCTAATGTTGCTTATTTACTAAAAAAAGGTGCCCAAGGCCAAAAATCTTTAGGTACTAAGATTGGCTGAAAAGTTGATCCTAAAACTTCAAAAAAACAACGTGTGATGAAAAAAGTTAATAAGGTAATTCAATAG
- a CDS encoding phosphoketolase family protein, with protein MKKTNYDSNEYFNLIDKWFRAANYLSVGQIYLRNNPLLKTKLVADDVKIYPIGHWGTIPGQNFIYAHLNRVINKYDLEMFYIEGPGHGGQVMISNSYLDGSYTEIYPEITEDEAGLKTMFKRFSFPGGTASHAAPETPGSIHEGGELGYALSHATGAILDNPNVIAATVIGDGEAETGPLAAGWFSNSFINPVNDGAVLPIIHLNGAKISNPTILSRKSNQELENYFSGLGWEPLFVEGDDPKLMHPLMAKKLDEAIEKIQMIQASARKHKASEATRPVWPMLIVRTPKGWTGPKDWNGEVVEGSFRAHQVPIPVNALNMTHIDKLEAWLTSYHPEELFDKNGKILEEIRALAPKGLKRMAVHPITNGGINPRTLKLSSWEKFATKFETPGQIKGQDMIELGKYFAEIITLNKDNFRIFGPDETKSNRMNAVFNVTKRQWLEKIAPTYDEWMSPEGRVIDSQLSEHQAEGFLEGYVITGRHGVFASYEAFLRVVDSMLTQHMKWMKKSLELPWRKDFPSLNVIATSTAFQQDHNGYTHQDPGLLGHLADKRPELIREYLPADTNCLLATMEKALKDRNVINLIVASKQPREQFYSVEEASELVQKGYKIINWASNVSKNEEPDVVFAAAGVEPNLEALAAISILNKEFPNLKIRFVNVLDLLKLKSPKHDPRGISDEEFDQIFTKNKPIIFAFHGYEGLLRDIFFDRHNHNLITHGYRENGDITTSFDIRQLSHMDRFHIAKDAAIAALGKDGEMFAKKMDSKLQEHTSYVREYGYDLPEVVNWKWTNLKPIK; from the coding sequence GTGAAAAAAACAAACTACGATTCAAACGAATATTTTAATTTAATTGACAAATGATTTCGTGCTGCTAATTATTTAAGTGTTGGACAAATTTATCTACGTAATAATCCGCTTTTAAAAACTAAGTTAGTTGCTGATGACGTAAAAATTTATCCAATTGGGCACTGAGGAACTATTCCTGGACAAAATTTCATCTATGCCCACTTAAATAGAGTAATTAATAAATATGACCTAGAAATGTTTTACATTGAAGGACCAGGACATGGTGGACAAGTAATGATTTCTAATTCATATTTAGATGGCTCATACACCGAAATTTATCCTGAAATCACTGAAGATGAAGCCGGCCTAAAAACTATGTTCAAACGCTTTTCATTCCCTGGGGGTACGGCTAGTCACGCCGCTCCTGAAACTCCAGGATCAATTCATGAAGGTGGCGAACTTGGATACGCTCTTAGTCACGCTACTGGTGCAATTTTAGACAATCCAAATGTCATTGCTGCTACTGTTATCGGCGATGGTGAAGCCGAAACTGGTCCTTTAGCGGCTGGATGATTCTCAAATTCATTTATTAATCCAGTAAATGACGGTGCTGTTTTACCAATAATTCACTTGAATGGTGCCAAAATTTCTAATCCAACAATTTTAAGTCGCAAAAGTAATCAAGAATTAGAAAATTACTTTTCAGGGTTGGGCTGAGAACCATTATTTGTTGAGGGCGATGATCCTAAACTAATGCATCCATTAATGGCGAAAAAGCTTGATGAAGCAATTGAAAAAATTCAAATGATTCAAGCTAGTGCTAGAAAACACAAAGCTTCAGAAGCGACCCGCCCCGTATGACCAATGTTGATTGTGCGTACCCCTAAAGGATGAACTGGACCTAAAGACTGAAATGGTGAAGTTGTTGAAGGAAGTTTTAGAGCCCACCAAGTTCCTATACCAGTAAATGCTCTAAATATGACCCATATTGATAAACTAGAAGCTTGACTAACTTCATATCACCCAGAAGAGTTATTTGATAAAAATGGCAAAATTCTTGAAGAGATTCGTGCTTTAGCACCTAAGGGTCTAAAAAGAATGGCGGTTCACCCAATCACTAATGGTGGAATAAATCCTCGCACGCTTAAGTTAAGTAGCTGAGAAAAATTTGCAACTAAATTTGAAACACCAGGACAAATTAAAGGGCAAGATATGATCGAACTTGGAAAATATTTTGCTGAAATTATTACTTTAAATAAAGACAATTTTAGAATCTTCGGACCAGATGAAACCAAATCAAATCGAATGAATGCAGTCTTTAATGTTACTAAGCGTCAATGACTAGAAAAAATTGCTCCTACTTACGATGAATGAATGTCACCAGAAGGCAGAGTAATTGATTCTCAATTAAGTGAACATCAAGCCGAAGGTTTCTTAGAAGGTTATGTAATTACCGGTAGACATGGTGTTTTTGCTAGTTACGAAGCTTTTTTAAGAGTCGTAGACTCGATGCTTACCCAACACATGAAATGAATGAAAAAATCACTTGAACTTCCTTGAAGAAAAGATTTTCCATCATTAAATGTTATTGCTACTTCAACTGCCTTTCAACAAGATCATAACGGTTACACTCACCAAGATCCCGGACTTCTAGGGCACTTAGCCGATAAACGTCCTGAACTAATTCGCGAATATCTACCAGCTGATACTAATTGTTTATTAGCAACTATGGAAAAAGCCTTAAAAGACCGCAACGTTATTAATCTAATTGTCGCTTCTAAGCAACCACGTGAACAATTCTATTCAGTTGAAGAAGCAAGCGAACTTGTACAAAAAGGCTACAAAATTATTAATTGAGCATCAAATGTTTCAAAAAATGAAGAACCCGATGTTGTCTTCGCCGCCGCTGGGGTTGAACCTAACCTGGAAGCTTTAGCAGCAATTTCAATTCTTAACAAGGAATTTCCTAACCTAAAAATTCGATTTGTTAATGTGCTTGATTTATTAAAACTAAAAAGTCCAAAACACGACCCTCGGGGCATTAGTGACGAAGAATTTGATCAAATTTTCACTAAAAATAAACCAATTATTTTTGCATTTCATGGTTATGAAGGGTTGTTGCGTGACATTTTCTTTGATCGTCACAACCATAATTTAATTACACATGGTTATCGTGAAAATGGCGACATCACTACTAGTTTTGACATCCGTCAACTAAGTCATATGGATCGTTTCCATATCGCTAAAGACGCCGCAATAGCAGCACTTGGCAAAGATGGCGAAATGTTTGCAAAAAAAATGGACAGTAAACTGCAAGAACACACTAGTTATGTTCGTGAATATGGCTACGATCTTCCAGAGGTTGTCAATTGAAAATGAACAAACCTAAAACCAATTAAATAA
- the rpmE gene encoding 50S ribosomal protein L31, which produces MKKEIHPNFKEVKATCTSCGKEHIFGSTVEKISLDVCSNCHAFYTGDRSTVKARGRVERFNKILEKSKTSA; this is translated from the coding sequence ATGAAAAAAGAAATTCATCCAAATTTTAAAGAAGTCAAAGCAACATGTACTTCATGTGGCAAAGAACATATTTTTGGTTCAACTGTAGAAAAAATTTCTCTAGATGTTTGTTCTAACTGCCACGCTTTTTACACTGGCGATCGTTCAACTGTAAAAGCACGTGGACGTGTTGAAAGATTTAACAAAATTCTAGAAAAATCAAAAACTTCTGCTTAA
- the rpsJ gene encoding 30S ribosomal protein S10 yields the protein MKLEIKIKAFDAFLVEDAAKKIVTLAKAEKAEVSGPIPLPTHKEIVTILRSVHVNKKSREQFESRTHKRLIVLTKVSETLVDKAKRLELPAGVQISIKSTK from the coding sequence ATGAAATTAGAAATTAAAATCAAAGCATTTGATGCATTTTTAGTTGAAGATGCAGCTAAGAAAATTGTTACTCTAGCTAAGGCCGAAAAAGCTGAAGTGTCAGGACCAATCCCTTTACCAACTCATAAAGAAATTGTTACAATTTTGCGAAGTGTTCACGTTAACAAAAAATCACGTGAACAATTTGAAAGCCGCACCCACAAGCGACTAATTGTTTTGACTAAAGTTTCAGAAACATTAGTTGATAAAGCAAAAAGATTAGAACTACCTGCTGGTGTTCAAATTAGCATCAAATCTACTAAGTAA
- a CDS encoding type Z 30S ribosomal protein S14 translates to MARKSLMVKAERQPKFKVRKYTRCQICGRVHAVLRKYKICRICFRELAHEGKIPGVKKASW, encoded by the coding sequence ATGGCACGTAAATCATTAATGGTTAAAGCAGAACGTCAACCAAAATTTAAGGTAAGAAAATACACAAGATGCCAAATTTGCGGTCGTGTTCATGCTGTTCTTCGTAAATATAAAATCTGTAGAATTTGTTTCCGCGAACTTGCCCACGAAGGTAAGATTCCTGGTGTAAAGAAAGCGAGCTGATAA
- the rplC gene encoding 50S ribosomal protein L3 has translation MKGILGRKVGMTQLFTNEGILIPVTIVEVKPNVVTKVLTVEKDGYSATQLATEDKKASQIRRPEINKFKQANTTPKRFVKEIRNMTGYSLGDTIDASLFQAGEIVDVTAISKGKGFAGTIKRWNQHIGPKSHGGGGGSQPLRQTGSIGDISGNRVWKGMTMPGHLGSEQVTIQNLEIVKEDPANNMLVIKGSIPGAKGALVVIKKAIKTSHKKEAVQLLNLKEALAKNELFEQAKKYNVELNMQMSIKEMQTLLDEAIKKAEEQKQPEGENK, from the coding sequence ATGAAAGGAATCTTAGGAAGAAAAGTTGGAATGACACAACTATTCACTAACGAAGGTATTTTAATCCCCGTTACAATCGTTGAAGTTAAACCAAATGTTGTTACTAAAGTTCTAACTGTTGAAAAAGACGGATACAGCGCAACACAACTGGCAACAGAAGATAAAAAAGCGTCACAAATCAGACGTCCTGAAATCAACAAATTTAAACAAGCAAATACAACACCTAAGCGATTCGTAAAAGAAATCCGTAATATGACAGGATATAGCTTAGGTGATACCATTGATGCATCACTTTTCCAAGCTGGCGAAATAGTTGATGTTACGGCGATTTCTAAAGGTAAAGGTTTTGCCGGAACCATTAAAAGATGAAATCAACACATCGGACCTAAATCACATGGTGGTGGTGGTGGATCGCAACCTTTACGTCAAACTGGATCAATCGGTGATATTTCTGGGAACAGAGTTTGAAAAGGTATGACTATGCCAGGACACCTTGGTTCTGAACAAGTTACCATTCAAAACCTAGAAATTGTTAAAGAAGACCCCGCTAATAACATGTTAGTAATCAAGGGATCAATTCCCGGGGCAAAAGGTGCTTTAGTTGTTATTAAAAAAGCAATTAAAACTTCACACAAAAAAGAAGCAGTTCAACTATTGAATCTAAAAGAAGCTTTAGCCAAAAATGAACTTTTTGAACAAGCTAAAAAATACAATGTTGAATTAAACATGCAAATGTCAATAAAAGAAATGCAAACATTACTTGATGAAGCAATTAAGAAAGCAGAAGAACAAAAACAACCAGAAGGAGAAAATAAATAA
- the rpsQ gene encoding 30S ribosomal protein S17 codes for MEKVIRENRRKSQMGVVISTKNDKTITVLVETYEKHPLYAKRFKKSKKFAVHDELNQAKVGDVVRIQETRPLSKTKHFRLVEIKSHGIGGSENA; via the coding sequence ATGGAAAAAGTTATTAGAGAAAACCGTCGTAAAAGTCAAATGGGCGTAGTAATTAGTACTAAAAATGACAAAACTATTACTGTGCTAGTTGAAACTTACGAAAAACACCCACTTTATGCAAAACGTTTCAAAAAATCAAAGAAATTTGCTGTTCACGATGAACTTAATCAAGCTAAAGTTGGCGACGTTGTTAGAATTCAAGAAACTCGTCCACTTTCAAAAACCAAACACTTTAGATTAGTGGAAATTAAATCTCATGGTATCGGAGGCTCAGAAAATGCTTAG
- the rpmC gene encoding 50S ribosomal protein L29 has product MQYSELKQKSIKELEKMLAEYRAELFSLRFKNATRQLDQVHKIDLVKKDIARTLTAINEINRMTSQQQANPTKETKKAAKKTSKGEVK; this is encoded by the coding sequence ATGCAATATTCTGAACTAAAACAAAAATCAATTAAAGAACTTGAAAAAATGTTAGCCGAATATCGTGCAGAACTATTCTCGCTTCGTTTCAAAAATGCTACTCGTCAACTTGATCAAGTTCACAAAATTGATTTAGTCAAAAAAGACATTGCGCGCACTTTAACCGCAATTAACGAAATTAATCGTATGACTTCACAACAACAAGCAAATCCAACCAAAGAAACTAAAAAAGCAGCTAAAAAAACTAGTAAAGGGGAAGTTAAATAA
- the rplE gene encoding 50S ribosomal protein L5, with protein sequence MAKQQKLALEVKYQKDIRPALVKEFGYTSVMQAPRLEKIIINMTAGNEVSNSKAIEEVMAELSQITGQKPFQTKAKKSLASWKLREGMPMGGKVTLRRDRMWSFLTKLIEVALPRVRDFNGTSLKSFDGRGNYALGIKEEIIFPEISFDKIRKLKGMDVIIVTSAKTDKEALALLKHLGMPFAKVQS encoded by the coding sequence ATGGCAAAACAACAAAAGTTAGCACTAGAAGTTAAATATCAAAAAGATATTCGCCCAGCGCTTGTAAAAGAATTTGGCTACACTTCAGTAATGCAAGCTCCTCGTCTAGAAAAAATTATTATTAACATGACCGCAGGTAATGAAGTTTCTAACTCAAAAGCAATTGAAGAAGTTATGGCTGAACTTAGCCAAATTACTGGACAAAAACCATTTCAAACTAAAGCTAAAAAATCTTTAGCTTCATGAAAATTACGTGAAGGTATGCCTATGGGTGGTAAAGTTACCCTAAGACGTGACCGCATGTGATCATTTCTAACTAAATTAATTGAAGTTGCTTTACCTAGAGTAAGAGACTTCAATGGTACTAGCCTAAAGAGCTTCGATGGTCGTGGCAATTATGCTTTAGGTATTAAAGAAGAAATCATTTTCCCTGAAATTTCATTTGACAAAATTCGTAAATTAAAAGGAATGGACGTCATTATTGTAACTAGTGCTAAAACTGATAAAGAAGCTTTAGCATTACTAAAACACTTAGGCATGCCTTTTGCAAAGGTCCAATCATAA
- the rplP gene encoding 50S ribosomal protein L16: MLQPKRTKHRKMFRIRHDKTKAHRNNTVTFGEFGLKATSSAWISARQIEAARIAITRRMGREGKVIIKIFPHMSKTNKPIGVRMGSGKGSPDQWFAVVKEDTVMFEVMGNASDVMKDALRLGGHKLPVTWKIVTPAPKMVETKPEMKGEM; this comes from the coding sequence ATGCTTCAACCAAAAAGAACTAAACATAGAAAAATGTTCCGTATCCGTCACGATAAAACCAAAGCACACCGTAACAATACTGTCACTTTTGGTGAGTTTGGTCTAAAAGCGACTTCATCAGCGTGAATTAGTGCTCGTCAAATTGAAGCTGCTCGGATCGCTATTACTAGAAGAATGGGTCGTGAAGGAAAGGTTATTATCAAAATTTTCCCTCATATGTCAAAAACTAATAAACCAATCGGTGTTCGGATGGGGTCGGGAAAAGGTAGTCCTGATCAATGATTCGCTGTTGTTAAAGAAGATACAGTGATGTTTGAAGTTATGGGCAATGCATCTGATGTTATGAAAGATGCCCTAAGACTTGGCGGTCACAAACTACCGGTAACTTGAAAAATTGTTACTCCAGCACCTAAAATGGTTGAAACCAAACCTGAAATGAAAGGAGAAATGTAA
- the rpsS gene encoding 30S ribosomal protein S19: MARSLKKAPFVDDHLMKKVVAILENKSPKRPIKTWSRRSTIYPDFIGLTFQVHNGKAFIDVFVTNDMVGHKLGEFAPTRTFSGHGADKGKK; encoded by the coding sequence ATGGCTCGTTCACTTAAAAAAGCACCTTTTGTTGATGACCACTTAATGAAAAAAGTTGTTGCCATCTTAGAAAACAAAAGCCCAAAACGTCCAATTAAAACTTGATCAAGACGTTCAACGATTTATCCCGATTTCATTGGTTTAACTTTCCAAGTTCACAACGGTAAAGCATTTATTGATGTCTTTGTAACAAATGACATGGTTGGACACAAATTAGGCGAATTTGCCCCTACAAGAACATTCTCAGGACATGGCGCTGATAAAGGAAAGAAATAA
- the rplB gene encoding 50S ribosomal protein L2: MAIKKFKAYTNGRRNMSSLDYQANLSGHRPEKSLLVALPTHSGRNNQGKITTRHHGGRLKRFYRLVDFKRNKDDILATVKTIEYDPNRSANISLVVYADGEKRYIISPKGLKVGQKIISGEQVDIQIGNSLPLKNIPEGTYVHNIEMQPKQGGVIARSAGSSAQILGKDETGRYIILRLKSGEVRKILALCRATVGEVGNEEHSLVNIGKAGRNRLRGIRPTVRGSAMNPNDHPHGGGEGHQPIGRKSPMTPWGKKALGVKTRKTKKASNQFIIRRRKESK; this comes from the coding sequence ATGGCAATTAAAAAATTTAAAGCCTATACCAATGGTCGCCGTAATATGTCATCTCTTGATTATCAAGCTAATCTAAGCGGACATCGTCCTGAAAAGTCACTTCTAGTAGCGCTTCCTACTCATTCAGGTCGGAACAATCAAGGGAAAATTACAACCCGTCATCACGGTGGTAGATTGAAAAGATTTTATCGTCTAGTTGATTTCAAAAGAAACAAAGATGATATTCTAGCCACCGTTAAAACTATTGAATATGACCCAAACCGTTCGGCAAATATTTCATTAGTAGTTTACGCAGATGGGGAAAAAAGATATATTATTAGCCCCAAAGGTTTAAAAGTTGGTCAAAAGATCATCTCAGGAGAACAAGTAGATATTCAAATCGGAAACTCACTTCCTTTGAAAAACATTCCTGAAGGTACTTATGTTCACAACATCGAAATGCAACCAAAACAAGGTGGAGTTATCGCTAGATCAGCCGGTAGTTCTGCACAAATCTTAGGTAAAGATGAAACTGGTAGATACATTATCCTAAGACTTAAATCAGGTGAAGTTAGAAAAATCCTAGCACTTTGTCGTGCTACTGTTGGAGAAGTTGGTAACGAAGAACATTCACTTGTGAATATTGGAAAAGCTGGCCGTAATCGTCTAAGAGGAATTCGTCCTACTGTTAGAGGTAGTGCGATGAACCCTAACGATCACCCACATGGTGGTGGTGAAGGACATCAACCAATCGGACGTAAAAGTCCAATGACTCCATGAGGTAAAAAAGCCTTGGGAGTAAAAACTAGAAAAACCAAAAAAGCATCAAACCAATTCATAATTAGAAGAAGAAAGGAAAGTAAATAA
- the rplD gene encoding 50S ribosomal protein L4, translating into MAETKKTSTSKTSEMKKTPAKKPATSSQAPKKMTSAKSQTPKTTKPAAKSTMTPKVQKVEPKATVKFDSTLPKSVFGLEKPYNQAVFDTILSERGAKRLATHKTKTRAEVSGTGKKPWAQKGTGNARAGSMRSPIFVGGGRVFGPTPERNYHLKVNKKVRKNALFTALSALAASQAVLVKDIMMTKPSTRDMLVELTKEKLNALNYVLIVSNDENVYLSARNLPNVEVTRVTSLSVESLVRADALVISKESIEWLERLAK; encoded by the coding sequence ATGGCTGAAACTAAGAAAACTTCAACTAGCAAAACTTCTGAAATGAAAAAAACTCCTGCCAAAAAACCTGCTACTTCATCACAAGCACCTAAGAAAATGACATCTGCAAAATCACAAACTCCTAAAACAACCAAACCTGCTGCCAAATCAACAATGACCCCTAAAGTTCAAAAAGTTGAACCAAAGGCAACAGTAAAATTTGATAGCACCCTTCCAAAAAGTGTTTTTGGTTTAGAAAAACCTTACAATCAAGCTGTTTTTGACACAATTTTGTCTGAAAGAGGAGCAAAACGTCTTGCAACTCACAAAACTAAAACTCGTGCCGAAGTTAGTGGAACTGGTAAAAAACCTTGAGCACAAAAAGGAACTGGTAATGCTAGAGCCGGATCAATGCGAAGCCCAATCTTTGTTGGCGGTGGAAGAGTCTTTGGCCCAACTCCAGAACGTAATTACCATCTAAAAGTTAATAAAAAAGTTAGAAAAAATGCCTTATTTACTGCTCTTAGTGCATTAGCAGCATCACAAGCGGTATTAGTAAAAGACATTATGATGACTAAACCTTCAACTCGGGACATGTTAGTGGAATTAACCAAAGAAAAACTTAATGCCCTAAATTATGTGTTAATTGTTTCAAATGATGAAAATGTTTATTTATCAGCAAGAAACTTACCAAATGTTGAAGTAACGAGAGTAACAAGTTTATCAGTTGAATCACTAGTTAGAGCAGATGCTTTAGTGATTAGCAAAGAGAGCATTGAATGATTAGAAAGGCTGGCTAAATAA
- the rplW gene encoding 50S ribosomal protein L23, whose product MNINEVIKYPILTEKSELSRSNGNIYTFAVDRRCNKVEVRKAVEFIFDVKVLKVNIVNYDKKPARMGRFQGFKNALKKAFVYLAEGSKIILFEDEAKEALKEQKAELKAKKASEPKEMTEVEKRAAAKIKKASEAKVVSESNEEAPKVADAPKKVVKKTAETPKKTTTTVKKPAAKTKEDE is encoded by the coding sequence ATGAATATTAACGAAGTAATTAAATATCCAATTCTTACTGAAAAATCAGAGCTTTCACGTTCAAATGGCAACATTTATACTTTCGCAGTTGATCGTCGTTGCAACAAGGTTGAAGTTAGAAAAGCAGTCGAATTCATCTTTGATGTTAAAGTTCTAAAAGTAAACATTGTTAACTACGACAAAAAACCAGCAAGAATGGGTCGTTTCCAAGGATTTAAAAACGCCCTTAAAAAAGCTTTTGTTTATTTAGCTGAAGGATCAAAAATTATTCTTTTTGAAGACGAAGCTAAAGAAGCCTTAAAAGAACAAAAAGCCGAACTAAAAGCTAAAAAAGCTTCAGAACCAAAAGAAATGACTGAAGTTGAAAAAAGAGCAGCAGCTAAAATCAAAAAAGCTTCCGAAGCTAAAGTAGTTAGCGAATCTAACGAGGAAGCACCAAAAGTAGCTGATGCACCTAAAAAAGTGGTGAAAAAAACGGCTGAAACTCCTAAAAAAACCACAACAACTGTTAAAAAACCAGCAGCTAAAACTAAAGAAGATGAATAA
- the rpsC gene encoding 30S ribosomal protein S3 yields MGQKVNPNGFRYGITKAHNSVWYADKMQFASHLLEDQKIYDFFDKKVRQLQIGNVQIKRNQNGLILIYVYTAKPAVMLGTNGENIKNLTKDLQKILKNKKANISIQVIELKKPDLNARLLAEDIAIKLENRGSFRLAQKFAIKAALKAGAKGIKTSVSGRLNGVDMARTEGYNEGEMKLHTLRQDVDYAATTAKTTYGILGVKVWVSLGEILSDEQKAKQEEMDLLNAPKDRRVRRGGERHASTKKN; encoded by the coding sequence ATGGGTCAAAAAGTTAATCCAAATGGTTTTCGCTACGGCATTACCAAAGCGCATAACAGTGTTTGATATGCTGATAAAATGCAATTTGCTTCTCACTTATTAGAAGATCAAAAAATTTATGATTTCTTTGATAAAAAAGTGCGTCAACTACAAATTGGTAACGTTCAAATTAAAAGAAATCAAAATGGTTTAATTCTAATTTATGTTTACACCGCTAAACCCGCAGTTATGTTGGGAACAAATGGTGAAAACATTAAAAACCTAACCAAAGATCTTCAAAAAATCTTAAAAAATAAAAAAGCAAACATTTCAATTCAAGTTATTGAACTTAAAAAACCTGATTTAAATGCTCGTCTTCTAGCTGAAGATATTGCCATTAAATTAGAAAACCGGGGCAGTTTTAGATTAGCACAAAAATTTGCTATTAAAGCTGCTTTAAAAGCCGGAGCTAAAGGAATTAAAACTTCAGTTTCAGGCCGTCTAAATGGTGTTGATATGGCTAGAACCGAAGGATATAACGAAGGTGAAATGAAATTGCATACCCTAAGACAAGATGTTGATTATGCTGCTACTACAGCAAAAACAACTTACGGAATTCTAGGGGTAAAAGTGTGAGTTTCATTAGGTGAAATTCTTAGCGATGAACAAAAAGCTAAGCAAGAAGAAATGGACCTACTAAACGCACCAAAAGATAGAAGAGTAAGAAGGGGCGGTGAAAGACATGCTTCAACCAAAAAGAACTAA
- the rplN gene encoding 50S ribosomal protein L14 translates to MLREFSRCNVADNSGAKEVMIIKNLGGSIVRSTNIGDVVVVTVKKAIPHGFVKEGQVLKAVIVRTKRGLMRENGSHIRFDDNAVVLIKEDGTLRGTRVFGPVARELRDKGYLKIISLAPEVL, encoded by the coding sequence ATGCTTAGAGAATTCTCAAGATGTAACGTTGCTGATAATTCTGGTGCTAAAGAAGTCATGATTATTAAAAACTTAGGTGGCTCAATTGTTAGAAGTACTAACATTGGCGACGTTGTCGTAGTAACTGTTAAAAAAGCTATTCCTCATGGCTTTGTTAAAGAAGGACAAGTGCTAAAAGCTGTTATTGTTAGAACCAAAAGAGGATTAATGCGGGAAAATGGTTCGCACATCCGTTTTGACGATAATGCTGTTGTATTAATTAAAGAAGATGGCACTTTAAGAGGAACCCGGGTATTTGGTCCGGTGGCAAGAGAACTTCGTGATAAAGGTTATTTAAAGATTATTTCATTAGCACCGGAGGTATTGTAA